Proteins from a single region of candidate division KSB1 bacterium:
- a CDS encoding DUF4212 domain-containing protein, which translates to MNSNDVKNKHQEYWKKNLQYLGILLGIWFVVSYGFGILIVDELDRFRFGGFKLGFWFAQQGAIYVFVVLIFVYVFLMNRLDKKYDFDEKEIK; encoded by the coding sequence ATGAATTCAAACGATGTAAAAAACAAACATCAAGAATACTGGAAAAAGAACCTGCAATACCTGGGCATCCTGTTGGGGATTTGGTTTGTTGTATCTTACGGCTTCGGGATTTTAATTGTCGATGAGCTGGATCGATTTAGATTTGGTGGTTTTAAACTGGGATTTTGGTTCGCACAACAGGGCGCTATTTATGTATTTGTGGTGTTAATTTTCGTTTATGTATTTTTAATGAACCGGTTGGATAAAAAATACGATTTTGATGAAAAGGAAATAAAATAA
- a CDS encoding cation acetate symporter, with the protein MTVQAWTFVMVGLSFTLYIGVAIWSRAKSTGDFYIAGSQVHPVMNGMATAADWMSAASFISMAGLISFMGRDGAVYLMGWTGGYVLLALLLAPYLRKFGKYTVPDFVGDRYYSQTARFVAIVCAIFISFTYVSGQMRGVGIVFSRFLDVDITNGVLIGMGIVFFYAVLGGMKGITYTQVAQYCVLIFAYLVPAIFISILMTGNIIPQVGFGDTLSDGSGVFLLDKLDGLSQQLGFHAYTEGRKETMDIFCITAALMAGTAGLPHVIVRFYTVPKVAAARISAGWALLFIALLYTTAPAVASFARTNLLTTISNKPYQDVPTWFKNWENTGLIQFEDKNNDGIIQYVGPNSDIENELTIDRDIIVLANPEIANLPNWVVGLVAAGGLAAALSTAAGLLLVISTSIAHDLLKKGIRPGISERAELITARIAAGLAVCVAGYFGIHPLGFVSEVVAFAFGLAAASFFPAIIMGIFSKRINKYGAILGMIVGITFTATYIIYFKFTHPELNSSEHWWFGISPEGIGIIGMILNFLVASFVSLSTHEPPKDIQEMVERIRVPRGTGESHEISV; encoded by the coding sequence ATGACAGTTCAAGCATGGACCTTTGTTATGGTCGGGTTATCATTTACACTTTACATAGGTGTGGCAATTTGGTCAAGAGCTAAATCCACCGGTGATTTTTATATCGCCGGCAGCCAGGTTCATCCGGTTATGAATGGCATGGCTACAGCAGCGGATTGGATGAGCGCTGCATCATTTATATCCATGGCCGGGCTTATTTCGTTTATGGGAAGAGACGGCGCCGTTTACCTTATGGGCTGGACCGGAGGCTATGTTCTCCTTGCATTGTTATTGGCGCCATACCTGCGGAAATTCGGTAAATACACGGTGCCGGATTTTGTCGGTGACCGTTACTATTCACAGACAGCCCGCTTTGTTGCAATTGTCTGTGCTATTTTTATTTCTTTTACTTATGTATCCGGCCAGATGCGCGGGGTCGGAATTGTCTTTTCAAGATTTTTGGATGTAGACATCACAAACGGCGTTTTAATAGGCATGGGAATCGTTTTCTTTTATGCCGTTCTCGGCGGCATGAAAGGGATTACTTACACCCAGGTTGCGCAATATTGTGTGTTAATTTTTGCATATTTGGTGCCGGCTATTTTCATTTCGATATTAATGACCGGAAATATTATTCCACAGGTTGGATTTGGCGATACCCTGTCTGATGGCTCAGGAGTATTCCTGCTGGATAAGTTGGATGGTTTGAGTCAGCAGCTTGGCTTCCATGCATATACGGAAGGCCGAAAAGAGACGATGGATATATTTTGTATAACAGCAGCATTGATGGCTGGTACTGCCGGGCTTCCCCATGTCATCGTGAGATTTTACACTGTCCCCAAAGTGGCGGCTGCCCGAATTTCTGCCGGCTGGGCTTTATTGTTTATTGCGCTTCTTTACACGACTGCACCCGCAGTGGCATCGTTTGCAAGAACAAATTTATTAACAACGATTTCAAATAAACCCTATCAAGATGTGCCGACCTGGTTTAAGAACTGGGAAAACACCGGGCTGATTCAATTCGAAGATAAAAATAACGATGGCATCATTCAATATGTGGGGCCAAATTCTGATATTGAAAATGAACTGACAATCGATCGTGACATTATAGTCCTGGCAAATCCTGAAATTGCCAATCTCCCTAACTGGGTTGTCGGTCTGGTGGCTGCCGGTGGTTTAGCAGCGGCGTTATCGACAGCAGCTGGTTTGCTGCTGGTTATTTCCACATCTATAGCCCATGATTTACTCAAAAAAGGAATTAGACCGGGCATTAGTGAAAGAGCAGAATTAATTACAGCCCGAATTGCCGCCGGTTTGGCAGTTTGTGTAGCTGGCTATTTTGGCATTCACCCCCTGGGGTTTGTCTCAGAGGTAGTTGCTTTTGCATTCGGCCTGGCGGCTGCCTCATTCTTCCCGGCGATTATCATGGGAATTTTTTCAAAAAGAATAAATAAATACGGGGCGATCCTGGGAATGATAGTTGGGATTACCTTTACGGCTACATATATTATTTACTTTAAGTTTACCCACCCTGAATTGAATTCGTCTGAACATTGGTGGTTTGGAATTTCTCCCGAGGGTATTGGAATTATCGGAATGATCTTAAATTTTTTGGTAGCAAGTTTTGTCTCACTATCAACTCATGAACCGCCAAAAGATATTCAAGAAATGGTTGAAAGAATTCGTGTTCCAAGAGGAACCGGAGAGAGTCATGAAATTTCTGTCTGA
- a CDS encoding aminotransferase class I/II-fold pyridoxal phosphate-dependent enzyme, giving the protein MTNFQPFVMERMMSKWENEVDYNLSESGVHPISLRELLQDSGEIDKLLDVEFGYAQANGIPELRENIAALYPGAGPDNILVTVGCIEANYNAIQTLLSPGDEMVIMLPNYMQIWGAAKNVDIQVKGFHLDPDNGWSPDLEQLNQAVSENTKLISICNPNNPTGYILTEKEMDAIVAVADRVGAWILADEVYRGAERVNETETLSFWGRYDKVLATNSMSKAYGLPGLRIGWVVGPVEVVDEIWARHEYTTLSATTLSNRLAAFALSPSVRSRIMQRTRGYIRRGFPILEEWMNSNGDSFSLISHQAAAMAFIRYNLNINSTKLVERLFHEKKILIVPGDHFGLDNFIRISFGLEPDYLRAGLNRIGELVKELRES; this is encoded by the coding sequence ATGACCAATTTTCAACCATTCGTGATGGAACGGATGATGTCCAAATGGGAAAATGAAGTTGATTATAATTTATCCGAAAGTGGAGTACATCCGATTTCTCTGCGGGAGTTGCTGCAAGATTCCGGAGAAATTGACAAACTTCTGGATGTGGAATTTGGCTATGCCCAGGCAAATGGCATTCCGGAATTGAGGGAAAATATTGCAGCATTGTATCCCGGCGCTGGTCCTGATAATATTTTAGTGACGGTAGGCTGTATCGAGGCAAATTATAACGCCATTCAAACCCTTCTTTCTCCAGGTGATGAAATGGTGATTATGTTACCTAATTATATGCAAATCTGGGGCGCTGCAAAAAATGTCGATATCCAGGTAAAAGGATTTCATTTAGATCCTGATAATGGCTGGTCGCCTGATCTCGAACAATTGAACCAGGCCGTTTCCGAAAACACCAAATTGATCTCAATATGCAATCCCAATAATCCGACCGGTTATATTTTAACGGAAAAGGAAATGGATGCCATTGTAGCCGTTGCAGATCGGGTAGGGGCGTGGATTCTTGCTGATGAAGTGTATCGTGGCGCGGAGCGTGTTAACGAAACCGAAACCCTCTCTTTTTGGGGTCGTTATGACAAAGTTCTGGCAACCAACAGTATGAGCAAAGCATATGGATTGCCTGGGTTGAGAATCGGATGGGTCGTAGGTCCTGTAGAAGTTGTCGATGAAATATGGGCCAGGCATGAATACACAACGCTCAGTGCAACCACATTATCCAATCGCTTGGCAGCTTTTGCCCTTTCTCCTTCTGTCCGCTCTCGAATTATGCAAAGAACCCGTGGTTACATTCGTCGCGGCTTTCCAATATTAGAAGAGTGGATGAACAGCAACGGCGATTCTTTCTCGCTTATTTCCCACCAGGCTGCGGCTATGGCATTTATTCGCTATAATTTGAATATTAATTCCACCAAACTGGTTGAAAGATTATTTCATGAAAAAAAGATTCTAATCGTTCCCGGGGATCATTTTGGTTTGGATAATTTTATACGAATCAGTTTCGGACTAGAACCGGATTATTTGCGGGCTGGTTTGAACAGGATCGGTGAGTTAGTCAAAGAATTGAGAGAGAGTTGA
- a CDS encoding aromatic ring-hydroxylating dioxygenase subunit alpha, which produces MEQNKQIDIGNYAHIRSAEGARTLPNKYYVSEDIYNLENEQIFQSRWLYVCRESKLRNPGNYFLFEIEKESIIILRDRRKKVRAFYNVCRHRGTRLCTEPEGEFSKSIQCPYHAWTYGLDGKLIGAPNMHEIENFNKKDYPLHRVALEIWEGCIFINLSDNPQPFRKAFAPIYKKFKRWQLSKLEIDHSLLYEVNANWKLILQNYSECYHCPTLHPQLNRLTNFRDSANDLEEGPFLGGPMRMIKSGGSMTMSGNRCAMPLSGVSGEDLNRVYYYVIFPNMLLSLQPDYVLIHRILPLGTSKSTVICDWLFHPDAMTDSKFNPSDAIEFWNMTNKQDWEVCESAQKGIASKVYIPGPYSEFESMIAALDREYLKALDN; this is translated from the coding sequence ATGGAACAAAACAAACAAATTGATATCGGAAACTACGCGCATATTCGTAGTGCAGAAGGCGCCAGGACACTTCCGAATAAATATTATGTTTCCGAAGATATTTACAATCTAGAAAATGAACAAATTTTCCAAAGTCGATGGCTCTATGTCTGCCGGGAATCTAAGCTTAGGAATCCTGGTAACTACTTTTTATTTGAAATAGAAAAAGAGAGTATCATCATTTTGCGTGACCGGCGGAAAAAAGTACGGGCGTTTTATAATGTCTGTCGACATCGGGGTACCAGGTTGTGCACAGAGCCAGAAGGGGAGTTTAGTAAATCGATCCAATGTCCTTACCATGCCTGGACTTATGGATTGGATGGAAAATTGATCGGTGCTCCTAATATGCATGAGATTGAGAATTTCAATAAAAAGGATTACCCCCTTCATCGGGTTGCGCTGGAGATTTGGGAAGGATGTATTTTTATCAATTTATCGGATAATCCCCAGCCGTTTCGAAAAGCTTTTGCCCCGATTTACAAAAAATTTAAAAGGTGGCAACTATCTAAGTTGGAAATTGACCACAGTTTGCTTTATGAAGTGAATGCCAACTGGAAACTCATTTTACAAAATTATTCCGAATGCTACCATTGCCCAACTCTGCATCCCCAACTAAACCGGTTAACAAATTTTCGGGATAGTGCAAATGACCTGGAAGAAGGCCCATTTCTTGGCGGTCCAATGCGGATGATAAAAAGTGGTGGCAGCATGACCATGAGTGGCAATCGCTGTGCAATGCCCCTAAGTGGTGTTTCCGGGGAAGATCTGAATAGGGTTTATTATTATGTGATTTTTCCTAACATGCTGCTCAGTTTGCAGCCGGATTATGTTTTAATCCACCGCATTTTACCTCTAGGGACAAGTAAATCCACAGTTATTTGTGATTGGTTATTTCATCCCGACGCCATGACTGACTCCAAATTCAATCCCAGTGATGCGATTGAATTTTGGAATATGACCAACAAACAAGATTGGGAAGTTTGTGAGTCGGCCCAAAAAGGGATTGCCTCCAAAGTCTATATACCCGGTCCATATTCTGAATTCGAAAGCATGATCGCTGCTCTCGATCGGGAATATCTAAAGGCATTAGATAATTGA
- the dinB gene encoding DNA polymerase IV — protein MQKIRKIIHIDMDAFFAAIEQRDHPEYRGKPIVVGGPPNSRGVVATASYEAREYGIGSAMPSSQAGRLCPHAIFVRPRFNVYSDVSAQIMLIFREFTDLVESASLDEAYLDVTYNKKGLRYAKDVAIQIKQKIFETTELTASAGVAPNKFLAKIASDMNKPNGLTVIHPDRVQSFLKNLPIRKVPGIGKQTEARMHRMQIYKLTDLQNRTEEELIATFGKAGKWFFKIANGIDDRKVEPHRIRKSVSSEDTFSMDLTDLEEMKWEIGKLTDRVSKFLKKRNFRGRTITLKITFSDFQKITRSSTLEDYVSDKSTLDTVAFSLLQNTEANERPVRLLGVGVSNLEHVDKMKEEKIPQSGQLTFDFEEAVK, from the coding sequence ATGCAAAAAATACGAAAGATTATTCATATCGATATGGATGCTTTCTTCGCCGCCATCGAACAGCGTGACCATCCGGAATACCGGGGAAAACCCATTGTGGTCGGCGGACCGCCTAACAGTCGCGGTGTGGTAGCTACAGCCAGTTATGAAGCACGGGAATATGGAATTGGTTCAGCTATGCCCAGTTCACAAGCAGGGCGTCTTTGTCCCCATGCAATTTTTGTTCGCCCCCGCTTTAATGTATATAGTGATGTATCTGCACAAATCATGTTGATATTTCGTGAATTTACAGACCTGGTTGAATCAGCCAGTCTCGACGAAGCTTACCTGGATGTGACGTATAATAAAAAAGGACTTCGTTATGCGAAGGACGTTGCCATACAGATTAAACAGAAAATATTCGAAACAACCGAGCTTACTGCATCGGCTGGAGTTGCACCCAATAAATTTCTTGCCAAGATTGCATCGGACATGAATAAACCCAATGGCTTAACCGTCATTCACCCGGATCGCGTTCAGAGTTTCCTTAAAAATCTTCCTATACGAAAAGTCCCGGGGATTGGCAAACAGACCGAAGCAAGAATGCACCGGATGCAAATTTATAAACTGACAGATCTACAAAATCGGACAGAAGAGGAATTGATTGCGACATTTGGCAAAGCCGGCAAATGGTTCTTTAAGATAGCCAATGGCATCGATGACCGAAAAGTAGAACCTCACAGGATACGCAAATCTGTGAGCAGTGAAGATACTTTTTCCATGGATCTAACGGATCTTGAAGAAATGAAATGGGAAATCGGCAAATTGACCGACAGGGTTTCTAAATTCTTGAAAAAACGAAACTTCCGGGGAAGAACGATAACCCTAAAAATTACTTTTTCTGATTTTCAAAAGATTACCAGGAGCAGCACTTTAGAAGATTACGTGAGCGATAAATCCACACTGGATACTGTCGCTTTTTCACTCTTGCAAAATACCGAAGCTAATGAACGACCGGTCAGACTTCTTGGCGTTGGCGTTTCAAACCTGGAGCATGTTGATAAAATGAAGGAGGAAAAAATCCCCCAAAGTGGTCAGCTCACATTTGATTTTGAAGAAGCTGTGAAGTGA
- a CDS encoding MFS transporter, with protein MPFYYGWINLAIAALAMVATLPARTFGLGLITEPLLHNLAIDRVFYGKMNFWATMIGSTFALVCGPAVDRFGVRTISTSVLFCLGVTVLVFSSVTGAAMLIVLLILVRGFGQSALSAVSLTIVGKWFVQRLSKAMGIFSVIIGIGFVAAIVIVETSVLQTGWRNTWFMIGWSLIAVSVLGWLLVRRSPESCGLEPDQAINREDETPDKNTMPGFSLSGALKTMAFWVFAIGSALYNLIIAGVLLFNQSILQELGFDEIVFRNAMAGFVLVGLAGNLLAGWLAQKWSLGKLMAVAMISLTLCLATYPILDKEWKVILHAMMLGLSGGVVTVVFFTSFGKLFGRPHLGKIQGVAQVLAVLASACGPWLLAEVYTRTGSYNPAFFGFVPVVVVISILALVMRIPKPESAKS; from the coding sequence TTGCCATTTTACTATGGCTGGATTAATTTAGCTATTGCGGCCCTGGCTATGGTTGCTACATTGCCTGCCAGGACTTTTGGTTTAGGTTTGATTACCGAACCACTCCTGCATAATTTAGCAATTGACCGCGTGTTTTATGGGAAAATGAATTTTTGGGCGACTATGATCGGTTCTACCTTTGCTTTGGTCTGTGGCCCCGCTGTTGACCGATTTGGAGTGCGAACCATTTCAACTTCAGTATTGTTTTGCCTGGGAGTTACGGTATTAGTATTTAGTTCTGTTACAGGTGCAGCCATGCTTATCGTTTTGCTCATTCTTGTGCGAGGATTCGGACAAAGCGCTCTTTCTGCAGTCAGTTTAACCATTGTCGGAAAATGGTTTGTGCAGCGTTTAAGCAAAGCCATGGGAATTTTTTCGGTGATCATCGGTATTGGATTTGTTGCAGCCATAGTCATTGTAGAGACTTCGGTACTACAAACTGGCTGGCGAAACACATGGTTTATGATTGGGTGGTCGCTAATAGCCGTTTCGGTGTTAGGCTGGCTTTTAGTACGGCGAAGTCCTGAATCCTGTGGTCTCGAACCGGATCAAGCGATCAACCGTGAAGATGAAACTCCTGATAAAAATACAATGCCTGGTTTTTCATTGTCCGGAGCGTTAAAGACAATGGCATTTTGGGTATTTGCAATTGGAAGTGCGTTGTATAATTTGATTATAGCAGGGGTGTTGCTTTTTAATCAATCAATTTTACAAGAATTGGGTTTTGATGAAATCGTATTCCGCAATGCAATGGCAGGCTTTGTCCTGGTCGGATTAGCGGGAAATTTATTGGCAGGATGGCTTGCACAAAAGTGGTCATTGGGGAAATTAATGGCTGTTGCAATGATTAGCTTAACCCTGTGTCTGGCAACATATCCAATTTTAGATAAAGAGTGGAAGGTCATTCTGCATGCAATGATGTTGGGATTATCAGGAGGAGTGGTAACGGTTGTTTTTTTTACTTCCTTTGGGAAACTTTTTGGCAGGCCGCATTTGGGTAAAATTCAAGGGGTGGCACAAGTTCTGGCCGTTTTAGCTTCTGCATGCGGTCCGTGGCTGCTTGCCGAGGTGTACACCCGAACCGGATCTTATAATCCGGCATTTTTCGGCTTTGTCCCGGTTGTTGTCGTCATCTCGATTTTAGCGCTGGTCATGCGTATTCCAAAGCCGGAATCAGCCAAAAGTTGA
- a CDS encoding HAD family hydrolase, whose amino-acid sequence MSTNKIQAIIWDYDGTLVDTGRGNLNVTKKIVENVSGVNPNKFFALQNLENYYSVNKVSKNWRELYKHEFDFNDEQTDKAGKLWTEFQLNDNTPAIFFDGIQAVIFDLAKYKQGIVSQNSKEKIISILKKDELDPYFESIIGYEEVDLLKQKPDPAGLVKCIDNLTGLLPGTVVFIGDHETDFQCAVNTNQVFKSEKIDVKVMSIGVRFNFNSNDSEWSVLPDFRVERAKDIVEIVKSFY is encoded by the coding sequence ATGTCTACAAATAAAATACAAGCTATTATCTGGGATTATGACGGAACGCTGGTTGATACCGGGCGTGGGAATTTGAATGTAACTAAAAAAATAGTGGAGAATGTTTCCGGAGTCAATCCAAATAAATTTTTTGCATTGCAAAATTTGGAGAATTATTATTCTGTCAATAAGGTTTCGAAAAATTGGCGGGAATTATATAAACATGAATTTGATTTTAATGATGAACAAACGGACAAAGCGGGAAAATTATGGACGGAATTCCAATTAAACGATAATACTCCGGCTATTTTTTTCGATGGTATTCAAGCAGTCATCTTTGATTTGGCAAAGTATAAACAGGGGATAGTCTCGCAGAACTCCAAAGAAAAGATTATAAGCATATTAAAAAAAGATGAGCTGGATCCTTATTTTGAGTCAATTATTGGATATGAAGAAGTTGATCTGTTGAAGCAAAAACCGGATCCGGCAGGACTTGTGAAATGTATTGATAATTTGACCGGATTGTTACCAGGTACAGTAGTTTTTATTGGTGATCATGAAACTGACTTTCAATGTGCAGTTAATACCAACCAGGTTTTTAAATCTGAAAAAATAGATGTAAAAGTAATGAGTATCGGCGTCCGTTTTAACTTCAATTCCAATGATTCGGAGTGGAGTGTCTTGCCGGATTTTCGTGTAGAAAGAGCGAAAGATATTGTTGAAATCGTTAAAAGTTTCTATTAA
- a CDS encoding TonB-dependent receptor encodes MNTIPVSFQKNLQIVLMHFFIILFASSALFAQGVTKSAINGIVTDNNGDPLPGTNVVAVHVSTNTQYGASVRSGGTYNIPHMRVGGPYTVTASFIGYRTQKEENIFLSLGQTVRIDFKLEEESLMLQAVQVVAEEDEVMNSSRTGAATFIDQEQVVLLPSIKRSTRDLIRLDPRSDGNYSFGGRNWLYNNISLDGSYFNNPFGLDDPAPGGQTNAEPVPFESIEQVQVSVAPFDVRQSGFTGANINSVTKSGTNEFKGSVYSFLRNESLIGNKVSGNEVIAKPDLSFNQSGFTFSGPLVRDKLFFFVNGEIERRHDPGSNFVANQGGPVDFGESRVDAATMDRIRSVMQTVYNYDTGPYEGFVHETNNDKLLLKLDWNINDNHNLSFRYSYLNAVRDLPPHPFVLSFNNTGRGPNASSLPFQNSGYAINNELNSFALEIDSRSKNFANKFFASYNRFRDFREPFSVDFPTIDIGESGVQYTTVGHEPFSIHNILDQDVLQITNNLSYFSGNHVFTFGVSLEVFKFFNSFNIFRHGVFFLPDFLDFLGATTFSSLDDFFARTDPNGSNFYDFNSIIGSGPFKGEEIDVGQLSFYVQDEYVVSDNLSITYGLRADFPMYLTDPVDNPFSRGLTALDENDNAETIDQSRLPGADPLFSPRVGFNWDITGDRSTQLRGGTGIFTGRVPFVWIGNVISNPGNNPNLFAVGDDPDGVPDDHKTSDDSILQQSFDVNAMNPEFKWPQVWNTNIAIDHKLPWDVLGTLEVLYGKDINGIFMRNADLVAPVRTLSDGRPYFGGIGANELNSFFPGSGEGIYVIDNTDEGYNFNVTVQLRKNFDSGLKTTLSYSFTEAKSLLKSTEIASVLWQNQPVQGDPNKPKLSYSEFGNRHRIVGAATFSKTWSSSMATHFGLFLEIAEGNRFAGAGGNRYSFIYSGDVNGDGYGGNDLIYIPQSASEINFAAYADGSGNLVSEAEQWTRLNAFIEQDAYLSKHRGQIADRFGGVNPWFSNIDLRVLQDFNLNVGGQSHTFQLSIDLQNVGNFINSDWGVRQVASVAATSPLTLVEFNKTGEPVFNFTGPAETYIDDPNQFSRWRAQVGLKYFF; translated from the coding sequence ATGAATACTATACCAGTAAGTTTTCAAAAAAATTTGCAAATAGTGCTTATGCATTTTTTCATTATATTATTTGCGAGTAGCGCTCTATTTGCACAGGGTGTTACAAAATCTGCTATCAACGGCATTGTAACAGACAACAATGGCGATCCGTTACCGGGTACCAATGTGGTTGCTGTGCATGTATCCACGAATACGCAATACGGTGCATCGGTCAGGTCTGGAGGAACCTATAACATTCCACATATGAGGGTTGGCGGACCCTACACGGTTACAGCTTCTTTTATCGGATATAGGACTCAAAAAGAGGAAAATATCTTTCTCAGTTTGGGACAAACTGTGCGGATCGATTTTAAACTCGAAGAAGAATCATTGATGCTGCAAGCGGTCCAAGTGGTTGCTGAAGAGGATGAGGTGATGAACAGCAGTAGAACCGGTGCTGCAACTTTTATCGATCAGGAACAGGTAGTTCTGCTTCCTTCAATCAAACGAAGCACCAGGGATCTCATTAGATTGGACCCGCGCAGTGATGGTAATTATAGTTTTGGCGGCAGAAACTGGCTGTATAATAACATATCACTAGATGGCTCCTATTTTAATAATCCATTTGGTTTGGACGATCCCGCGCCCGGTGGTCAAACCAACGCAGAGCCGGTCCCTTTCGAATCCATCGAACAGGTCCAGGTTTCCGTTGCCCCGTTTGACGTACGCCAAAGTGGTTTTACAGGCGCCAACATCAACTCGGTGACCAAAAGTGGAACCAACGAATTTAAAGGGTCGGTTTATAGCTTTCTTAGAAACGAGAGCTTGATTGGTAATAAAGTTAGTGGGAATGAAGTTATAGCAAAGCCGGATTTGTCGTTTAACCAATCCGGCTTTACATTTAGTGGTCCATTGGTTCGAGATAAACTGTTCTTCTTTGTGAATGGCGAAATTGAGCGGCGACATGATCCGGGGTCTAACTTTGTTGCCAACCAGGGTGGACCGGTAGATTTTGGTGAATCCAGGGTTGATGCAGCTACTATGGATCGAATCAGATCTGTAATGCAGACCGTTTATAATTATGATACAGGTCCATATGAAGGGTTTGTCCACGAAACCAATAATGATAAATTGCTCCTTAAATTGGATTGGAACATCAACGATAATCATAACTTGAGCTTTCGCTATAGTTATTTGAATGCGGTGCGTGACCTGCCACCCCACCCATTTGTTTTAAGTTTTAATAATACCGGTCGCGGACCAAATGCGAGTAGTTTGCCGTTCCAAAATTCAGGGTATGCGATAAATAATGAATTGAATTCTTTTGCCCTCGAAATCGATAGTCGATCCAAGAATTTCGCGAATAAATTTTTTGCCAGCTACAATCGGTTCCGGGATTTTCGAGAACCATTCAGTGTGGATTTCCCGACTATCGATATTGGAGAAAGCGGTGTTCAATATACTACCGTAGGTCACGAACCGTTCTCGATTCACAATATATTGGATCAGGATGTTTTACAGATTACTAATAACTTAAGCTATTTTTCCGGTAATCATGTTTTTACTTTTGGCGTAAGCCTTGAAGTTTTCAAATTTTTCAATTCCTTCAATATTTTCCGTCATGGTGTATTCTTTCTACCGGATTTTTTGGATTTCTTAGGTGCTACCACGTTCTCATCATTGGATGATTTTTTTGCCAGGACTGATCCTAATGGCAGCAATTTCTATGACTTTAATTCAATTATCGGTTCTGGGCCATTTAAGGGAGAAGAAATTGATGTTGGCCAACTTTCCTTTTATGTGCAAGATGAGTATGTAGTATCGGATAATTTAAGTATCACTTATGGTCTGCGAGCAGATTTTCCGATGTATTTGACCGACCCGGTTGATAATCCTTTCTCGCGTGGCTTAACTGCCTTAGATGAAAATGATAATGCCGAAACAATCGATCAAAGTCGCCTTCCGGGGGCTGATCCTCTGTTTTCACCCCGGGTTGGATTTAATTGGGATATAACAGGTGATAGATCCACACAATTACGCGGTGGAACGGGTATCTTTACAGGGCGTGTACCTTTTGTCTGGATTGGCAACGTGATTTCAAATCCCGGTAATAATCCAAATTTATTTGCAGTTGGCGATGATCCGGATGGCGTTCCGGATGATCATAAAACCAGTGATGATTCTATCCTGCAACAATCATTTGATGTAAATGCAATGAACCCAGAATTTAAGTGGCCGCAAGTTTGGAATACTAATATTGCCATCGATCATAAATTGCCCTGGGATGTTTTGGGAACCCTGGAAGTTCTATATGGCAAAGATATCAATGGTATCTTCATGCGTAATGCTGATCTGGTCGCCCCGGTCCGAACACTATCAGACGGTAGACCTTACTTTGGTGGAATTGGCGCCAATGAATTGAATTCCTTTTTCCCAGGCTCCGGAGAGGGTATCTATGTCATTGATAATACGGATGAAGGATACAATTTTAACGTAACAGTACAGTTACGCAAGAATTTTGATTCCGGGTTAAAAACAACTTTATCCTATAGTTTTACAGAAGCTAAGAGTCTGTTGAAATCAACCGAAATCGCGAGTGTGCTATGGCAGAATCAACCGGTTCAGGGTGATCCAAATAAACCAAAACTCAGCTACTCTGAATTTGGTAACCGCCATCGTATCGTAGGTGCAGCTACATTTAGCAAAACCTGGTCAAGCAGCATGGCTACGCATTTTGGATTATTTCTGGAAATAGCCGAAGGTAACCGGTTTGCCGGCGCCGGTGGTAATCGATATTCGTTTATCTATTCCGGCGATGTTAATGGCGACGGCTATGGCGGCAACGACCTGATTTATATTCCACAAAGTGCAAGCGAAATAAATTTCGCAGCTTATGCGGATGGTAGCGGAAATCTGGTCTCGGAAGCGGAACAGTGGACGCGATTGAATGCTTTCATTGAACAAGATGCTTACCTGAGTAAACATCGAGGTCAAATTGCAGATCGTTTTGGTGGTGTAAATCCCTGGTTTAGCAATATAGATTTACGAGTCCTTCAAGATTTTAATCTGAACGTTGGCGGTCAATCCCATACTTTTCAGTTGAGTATCGATTTGCAGAATGTGGGTAATTTTATTAACTCAGACTGGGGTGTGCGTCAAGTTGCCAGTGTCGCCGCAACCTCACCACTAACTTTAGTAGAATTCAATAAAACCGGAGAGCCCGTATTCAATTTTACAGGGCCAGCCGAGACTTATATCGATGATCCCAATCAATTTTCAAGATGGCGAGCACAGGTTGGTCTCAAGTATTTCTTTTGA